GCTAGCGCTGCGAAAAGTTCGGCCGGTCTTCGTTGTAGTTCGCTTCGAGGTAATCGAGAACGATCGAGTTGTCCGGCTCGGGGATTTTCGCCATGCCTTGCTCTTCGATCATCCA
This region of bacterium genomic DNA includes:
- a CDS encoding cytochrome c family protein; amino-acid sequence: WMIEEQGMAKIPEPDNSIVLDYLEANYNEDRPNFSQR